One region of Candidatus Saccharibacteria bacterium genomic DNA includes:
- a CDS encoding ATP-binding protein: MLLSLQKLNQKKFKYERGLSMVPMLIHLPPPSEDTELNGRDVRDLVDENISKAQIIYNIIASTIEQSFKNRFHGQRHFCFEIVGIKGFVRLYTAVPADYVSVMQQAIVSAYPAARLEITPEYNIFSQVGGMNAVMGGQLNLKEKYAYPIATYQDLKRDAFQSILNALSTVENEDGAAIQLLFRPAETSWRKTATDFASAKKKGTDKGLTVGSFAKDMMTAFVKPPEPKEERDKPKDISSLEQSIIDAIEDKTRHPGFEVAIRIVASSNVSQRSQAILNNIIASFSLFDAPGRNGFDYHSAHDPSELVTNFLLRAFPMHKKKNILNSVELATIFHFPDQRSIPTSQLERQDSKQVDGPRNMPQEGLLLGFNVFRGVKKPVRLGLGDRQRHMYVVGQTGTGKSTFLENLALQDMLRGDGFAFVDPHGDTAEKLLSMVPKERAEDVIYFCPSDMTYPMGLNLFEFHNADQKDFIIQEVIGMLYKLYDPQHQGIMGPRYESIFRNCALAVMADPAGSSFVDIPKLFRDPEYLKHKLTYVKDPNVLDYWQKEYPASQRSNDSGEVISWFVSKFGAFLSNEMMRNIIGQTKSAFDLRDVMDNKKILLVNLSKGRTGELNSKLLGMVFIMKFQAAAMSRSDVPENERTDFALYVDEFQNFSTDSFATIMSEARKYHLNLIVANQFTTQLTEEIRDAVFGNIGTIVAFRIGQNDVESLGRYFQPHFDGDDLLRVPNANTIVRTLINGVPTQPFSMATLPPLGNPNPGLSDALKQLSAAKFGKPRAVVEKAIFERLATRTPEPTPFSNPFSAQAPVGGQPAALTPPAVTPAPSSGSFLDEWLSKQKAMPASARPTAQPSSATMPSATPLPPQSQIATDVASVELDVGTQESVTQQEIKPLTTEPTTDLYEAGNVSSAELDEQEVKGIAAELKKGLNSEQAAQGTTQVTPQVPTDGQLLSLKSAESQALANGDTIAIDNDGTIHLNNSSAED, from the coding sequence ATGTTATTAAGTCTACAAAAATTAAATCAAAAGAAGTTCAAATATGAACGTGGTCTATCTATGGTTCCGATGCTCATACATCTGCCTCCTCCGAGTGAAGATACGGAGTTAAATGGCCGTGACGTACGAGATCTTGTTGACGAAAATATTTCCAAAGCACAAATTATTTACAACATTATAGCGAGCACAATAGAGCAAAGTTTTAAAAACCGGTTTCATGGGCAGCGTCATTTCTGTTTTGAAATCGTCGGCATAAAAGGCTTTGTACGTTTATATACTGCAGTGCCGGCTGACTACGTTAGTGTTATGCAGCAGGCTATCGTAAGCGCCTACCCAGCAGCTCGTTTGGAAATTACGCCCGAGTACAACATTTTTAGTCAGGTTGGCGGCATGAATGCGGTTATGGGCGGGCAACTAAATCTAAAAGAAAAGTACGCATACCCAATCGCTACTTACCAAGATTTGAAGCGCGACGCGTTTCAGTCGATACTTAACGCTCTTTCGACTGTGGAAAATGAGGATGGCGCTGCAATCCAGCTATTATTCCGTCCGGCTGAAACTTCATGGCGAAAGACGGCGACAGATTTTGCATCTGCAAAGAAGAAAGGGACAGACAAGGGGCTGACTGTCGGCTCGTTTGCAAAGGACATGATGACGGCTTTTGTTAAGCCGCCAGAGCCTAAAGAGGAACGGGACAAGCCTAAAGATATTTCGTCGCTGGAGCAGTCGATTATTGATGCCATAGAAGACAAAACGCGTCATCCTGGTTTTGAGGTTGCAATAAGGATCGTTGCATCTTCAAATGTATCTCAGCGTTCGCAGGCGATATTAAATAACATCATCGCAAGTTTTTCGTTGTTTGATGCACCTGGCAGGAATGGCTTTGACTATCACTCGGCTCACGATCCATCAGAACTCGTCACAAACTTCTTGCTTAGGGCGTTTCCTATGCATAAGAAAAAAAATATACTCAATTCTGTTGAGCTAGCCACAATATTTCACTTCCCAGATCAGCGCAGCATACCAACTTCACAGTTGGAGCGACAGGACTCAAAGCAAGTAGATGGTCCACGCAATATGCCGCAGGAAGGCTTGTTGCTGGGCTTCAATGTATTTCGAGGAGTGAAAAAGCCGGTTCGATTGGGGCTGGGCGATAGGCAACGTCATATGTACGTGGTGGGCCAAACGGGTACAGGTAAATCAACCTTTCTCGAAAACCTGGCACTCCAAGATATGTTGCGCGGAGATGGTTTTGCGTTTGTCGATCCTCATGGTGATACGGCAGAAAAGTTGCTTTCCATGGTGCCTAAGGAACGAGCTGAAGATGTTATATATTTCTGTCCCTCAGATATGACCTATCCTATGGGATTGAATCTGTTTGAGTTTCATAATGCCGACCAGAAGGACTTCATCATCCAAGAGGTCATTGGTATGCTTTATAAACTATATGACCCGCAGCACCAGGGAATTATGGGGCCACGGTATGAAAGTATATTTCGTAACTGCGCGCTTGCGGTCATGGCAGACCCGGCTGGCAGCAGTTTTGTAGATATTCCCAAACTTTTCCGAGACCCAGAGTATTTAAAACATAAACTTACGTACGTAAAAGATCCTAACGTGCTTGATTATTGGCAAAAAGAATATCCGGCAAGTCAGCGATCAAACGACTCAGGTGAGGTCATCAGTTGGTTTGTTAGTAAATTTGGAGCTTTCCTTAGTAATGAAATGATGCGGAATATCATTGGCCAAACCAAGAGTGCCTTTGACCTGCGCGATGTGATGGACAATAAAAAAATCCTACTGGTTAACCTAAGCAAGGGTCGCACCGGGGAACTCAATAGCAAACTGCTTGGTATGGTGTTTATCATGAAATTCCAGGCAGCAGCTATGAGTCGATCCGATGTGCCAGAAAACGAACGTACAGACTTTGCGCTTTACGTTGACGAGTTCCAGAACTTCTCAACCGATAGCTTTGCGACCATCATGAGTGAAGCGCGCAAATACCACCTGAATCTTATTGTTGCCAACCAGTTTACGACGCAGCTTACTGAGGAAATCCGTGATGCTGTTTTTGGTAACATTGGTACAATCGTAGCGTTTCGTATTGGGCAAAATGATGTCGAGAGCCTCGGTCGGTACTTTCAGCCGCACTTCGATGGAGATGATTTGTTGCGTGTGCCGAACGCAAATACGATTGTTCGAACACTCATAAACGGTGTGCCGACTCAGCCATTTAGTATGGCGACACTGCCACCGCTAGGAAACCCAAATCCGGGTCTTTCCGATGCACTCAAGCAACTTTCGGCTGCAAAGTTTGGCAAACCGCGTGCGGTTGTTGAAAAAGCAATATTTGAGCGTCTTGCAACGAGGACGCCAGAGCCTACGCCATTTTCTAACCCATTTTCAGCTCAGGCACCTGTAGGCGGGCAGCCAGCGGCGCTTACTCCGCCCGCCGTGACGCCAGCGCCTAGTTCAGGCTCGTTTCTCGATGAATGGCTTTCAAAGCAGAAAGCTATGCCAGCATCTGCAAGGCCAACAGCTCAGCCCAGCAGTGCGACTATGCCAAGCGCCACGCCGTTACCACCCCAGTCTCAAATCGCTACGGATGTTGCCAGTGTTGAGCTAGACGTTGGTACACAGGAGTCTGTGACTCAGCAGGAAATCAAACCGCTCACGACCGAACCAACAACCGACTTGTACGAAGCGGGTAACGTTTCGAGTGCTGAACTTGACGAGCAAGAAGTGAAGGGTATTGCCGCGGAGCTAAAGAAGGGCTTAAACTCAGAGCAAGCCGCCCAAGGTACGACGCAGGTGACCCCCCAAGTGCCGACTGATGGCCAGCTTTTATCCCTCAAATCAGCAGAAAGCCAGGCTCTGGCAAACGGTGATACTATTGCAATCGATAATGATGGCACAATCCACCTAAATAATTCATCTGCCGAGGACTAA
- the gyrB gene encoding DNA topoisomerase (ATP-hydrolyzing) subunit B, which produces MSQSKQYSADQIQVLEGLEPVRKRPGMYIGGTGIEGLHHLVWELVDNGIDEALAGYATHVIVEMLEDGAIRVTDDGRGIPTDIHPKTGKSTVETVLTVLHAGGKFGGGGYKVSGGLHGVGVSVVNALATKLSVTVYRDGKVYFQEYETGVPQGDLKVTGKCDSDKHGTEIMFSADDSIFSEGTTFSYDTILDRLRHAAYLTKGVRTTLINHSNGKKYSFYFEGGIKSYVANLNVGKEPVDEDIFYVDKTVDDTQVEVALQYTESFSETIKQFANNVYNPDGGSHLTGFRSALTRVINEYARKQGLLKEKEENLSGEDTREGLTAVILVKLPEPQFEGQTKNKLGNPEVRGHVEQVMTEYLSYYLEEHPAIARKIIGKSLLAARARKAARAARDNIIRKGVLDGASMPGKLADCSSKDPASSEIYLVEGDSAGGSAKTGRDSKTQAILPLRGKVLNVERARLDKMLANNEILNLIKALGVGIGDSFSVEGLRYHRVIIMTDADVDGSHIATLLLTFFFRYMKEVVDGGHVYLAKPPLFELVKTGRKNSVFIYDEAELDISLDETIAKRKAEGIKINPDDERYKQAGFIEQKRYKGLGEMDAEQLFETTMNPEKRVLVQVKVEDAEKADAIFNKLMGTEVDLRKTFIQANAKFVKDLDI; this is translated from the coding sequence GTGAGTCAAAGCAAACAGTATTCTGCCGATCAGATTCAGGTGCTAGAGGGGCTTGAGCCAGTTCGGAAGCGACCAGGAATGTATATAGGTGGGACGGGTATAGAAGGCTTGCACCACCTGGTGTGGGAGCTAGTAGACAACGGTATAGACGAAGCACTTGCAGGTTATGCTACGCACGTTATTGTCGAAATGCTCGAAGACGGTGCTATACGGGTGACCGATGATGGTCGCGGCATACCGACCGATATTCACCCAAAAACAGGCAAAAGCACTGTAGAAACAGTCCTTACTGTACTGCATGCAGGAGGTAAGTTTGGTGGCGGTGGCTATAAAGTGTCGGGGGGACTGCACGGAGTCGGTGTAAGCGTTGTAAACGCTCTTGCGACTAAACTTTCTGTTACGGTGTATCGTGACGGCAAGGTGTATTTTCAAGAATACGAAACAGGCGTTCCTCAGGGTGACCTAAAAGTCACTGGCAAGTGCGACTCAGATAAACACGGCACAGAAATAATGTTTTCTGCCGACGATAGTATATTTAGCGAAGGAACGACATTTAGTTACGACACAATTTTAGATCGACTGCGTCACGCGGCGTATCTCACAAAAGGCGTACGAACTACACTAATCAATCATTCAAATGGTAAAAAATACAGTTTCTATTTTGAAGGCGGTATAAAGTCATATGTAGCTAATCTTAACGTTGGCAAAGAACCTGTCGACGAGGACATATTCTACGTCGACAAAACAGTAGATGATACTCAGGTTGAGGTAGCTCTTCAGTACACCGAAAGTTTTAGTGAAACAATTAAGCAATTTGCTAACAATGTCTATAACCCAGACGGTGGCTCTCACTTGACCGGGTTCCGATCGGCTCTGACGCGCGTTATAAACGAGTACGCGCGCAAACAGGGACTTCTGAAAGAAAAAGAAGAAAATTTGAGCGGCGAAGATACCCGAGAGGGTTTAACAGCGGTGATTCTTGTGAAACTTCCCGAACCACAGTTTGAAGGGCAAACAAAAAACAAGCTCGGCAATCCTGAAGTTCGTGGTCATGTTGAGCAGGTGATGACCGAATACCTTTCCTACTATCTCGAAGAACACCCAGCTATTGCTCGAAAAATTATCGGTAAGTCGTTACTTGCAGCCCGTGCGCGCAAAGCCGCCCGAGCGGCGAGGGATAACATTATCCGCAAAGGTGTGCTTGACGGCGCAAGTATGCCAGGCAAGCTGGCCGACTGCTCAAGTAAGGATCCCGCAAGCTCTGAGATTTATCTTGTAGAAGGCGACTCAGCCGGTGGTTCGGCAAAAACTGGTCGGGATAGCAAGACTCAAGCCATCTTGCCGCTTAGAGGTAAGGTGCTCAATGTTGAGCGCGCCCGCCTTGATAAAATGCTTGCCAATAACGAGATTTTGAACCTCATTAAAGCACTAGGTGTCGGTATAGGGGACTCGTTTAGTGTCGAGGGTTTGCGTTATCACCGCGTTATCATAATGACTGATGCTGATGTTGACGGTAGCCACATTGCTACACTACTACTCACATTCTTCTTCCGATATATGAAGGAAGTTGTTGACGGTGGCCATGTCTACCTAGCAAAGCCGCCGTTATTTGAATTAGTAAAGACGGGGCGTAAGAACAGTGTTTTTATTTACGATGAGGCAGAACTAGACATATCTCTCGACGAGACCATCGCTAAGCGTAAAGCAGAAGGTATTAAAATCAATCCTGATGACGAGCGCTACAAACAAGCTGGATTTATCGAGCAAAAGCGGTACAAAGGTCTTGGAGAGATGGATGCCGAGCAGCTTTTTGAGACGACCATGAATCCGGAGAAAAGAGTTCTCGTGCAGGTGAAAGTAGAAGATGCTGAAAAAGCTGACGCAATTTTCAATAAGCTCATGGGCACTGAAGTTGACCTGAGAAAAACATTCATTCAAGCAAACGCTAAATTTGTGAAGGACCTGGATATCTAG
- the gyrA gene encoding DNA gyrase subunit A: MSHSRLVERRSVENVMEDSYLRYSMSVIIDRALPDVRDGMKPVHRRIMYSMHEEGLRSSARHRKSANVVGAVMGKYHPHGDSSIYDAMVRLAQPWSTRYMLVNGQGNFGSMDGDPPAAMRYTEAKMHRVADELLADIDKDTVDFRDNYDGTTQEPTVLPAKLPNLLLNGQLGIAVGMATNIPPHNLGEVVDATVYKIDHPDASLEKLLEFIQGPDFPTGGIVYGAGSIRQAYATGRGGVVVRGVAEIIEGNKGRHQIVISEIPYSLNKESLVIKIADLVKDKKIAGISDLRDESARGKVRIVIDLKRDAYPKKLLNQLYKLTPLQTSFHYNMMALIDGIQPRVLGLQDILNEHIKHRQQVVRRRTEFELRKAKDRAHILEGLKVALDNIDEVIRTIRASETTEEAQANLIKKFAFSEIQAKAILAMQLRTLAGLERKKIEDELAELIKLISELEAILADEKRILSIIKDELKQLKKQYGDERRTMVVPSELNRLSDEDLVPDEQVVVTLTSANYVKRSTLVEYKRQGRGGKGRRGMATREEDVIEHVVNASTHDYLLFFTNKGRVFRLKTYEVPATSLNAKGVAIVNLLQLQPEETVSAVINVSKSDSEQTANLIMCTKKGVVKKTPFEQYKNVRTSGLIAINLDDGDELKWIRQTSGDNEVVISTKQGQAIRFHERDARPMGRVSRGVRGIRLRSDDYVIGMDVVDEHSSIFVISRYGYGKRTKVAQFTPHARGGVGIRSAVVNSKTGELVGVNTLSDSADQEVIIISQNGQTIRLGLKDIPALGRATQGVRIMRLNDGDQVVSLALVDKSELLDEDDEDVVIESAEKPTK; this comes from the coding sequence ATGAGCCACTCTCGCCTAGTAGAACGGCGGAGTGTTGAAAATGTCATGGAAGACAGCTATCTGCGGTACTCCATGAGTGTTATCATTGACCGCGCGTTGCCGGATGTACGAGACGGCATGAAGCCAGTTCACCGACGAATTATGTACTCAATGCACGAAGAGGGCTTAAGAAGCTCTGCCCGTCATCGTAAAAGCGCCAATGTAGTCGGTGCAGTCATGGGTAAATATCACCCGCATGGTGATTCATCAATCTATGATGCAATGGTACGCCTTGCTCAGCCATGGTCTACGAGGTATATGCTGGTAAATGGGCAGGGTAACTTCGGCTCTATGGACGGAGACCCGCCAGCCGCAATGCGTTACACTGAGGCCAAAATGCATCGAGTAGCCGACGAGCTACTCGCCGACATAGACAAAGATACAGTAGATTTTCGTGATAACTACGACGGTACGACACAGGAGCCAACAGTTTTGCCCGCCAAGTTGCCCAACTTGCTGCTCAATGGCCAGCTTGGCATTGCTGTCGGTATGGCTACAAATATCCCACCACATAACTTAGGGGAAGTTGTGGATGCGACTGTATACAAAATTGATCATCCGGATGCATCACTGGAAAAGCTTCTTGAGTTTATACAGGGGCCAGATTTTCCAACAGGTGGAATTGTTTACGGCGCAGGCTCGATCCGGCAGGCATATGCAACTGGCCGTGGCGGTGTAGTTGTACGCGGTGTCGCCGAAATCATCGAAGGGAACAAGGGTAGGCACCAGATAGTTATTAGCGAAATCCCATACTCGCTCAATAAAGAGAGCCTGGTTATAAAAATAGCCGATCTCGTCAAAGATAAGAAAATCGCTGGCATAAGTGACCTCCGCGACGAGAGCGCCCGTGGAAAGGTACGCATCGTCATAGACCTCAAAAGAGATGCATATCCTAAGAAGCTGCTCAACCAGCTGTACAAGCTTACGCCGCTTCAAACAAGTTTTCATTACAACATGATGGCTCTCATAGACGGCATACAGCCGCGTGTATTGGGTCTGCAAGATATTTTGAATGAGCATATCAAACATCGGCAACAAGTTGTGCGGCGCCGAACAGAATTTGAACTACGTAAGGCAAAAGATCGCGCTCACATTCTTGAAGGGCTTAAAGTTGCCCTTGATAATATAGATGAAGTTATTAGAACAATTCGGGCTAGTGAAACGACCGAAGAAGCTCAAGCCAACTTGATCAAAAAATTTGCTTTCAGTGAAATTCAAGCAAAAGCAATCCTTGCCATGCAGCTCAGGACATTGGCTGGCTTGGAAAGAAAGAAAATTGAGGATGAACTTGCTGAGCTCATAAAACTAATCTCAGAACTTGAGGCAATCTTGGCCGATGAAAAAAGAATACTCAGCATAATAAAAGACGAGCTTAAACAGCTCAAGAAACAGTATGGTGACGAGCGTCGCACCATGGTTGTGCCGAGTGAACTCAATAGACTAAGTGACGAGGATCTTGTCCCAGACGAACAGGTAGTTGTAACGCTTACATCGGCTAACTATGTAAAACGGAGCACTTTGGTTGAATACAAGCGCCAAGGCCGAGGTGGTAAAGGTCGTCGTGGCATGGCTACGCGTGAGGAAGATGTCATCGAACACGTTGTAAATGCGTCTACGCACGACTATCTGCTTTTCTTCACAAACAAAGGACGCGTGTTCCGCCTTAAGACGTACGAAGTGCCCGCCACCTCCTTAAACGCCAAGGGTGTAGCTATTGTGAACTTGCTGCAGTTGCAACCAGAGGAAACCGTTAGTGCCGTTATAAATGTTTCGAAAAGCGATAGTGAGCAGACTGCAAATCTGATCATGTGTACGAAAAAAGGTGTTGTTAAGAAAACACCATTTGAACAATACAAAAATGTGCGTACCTCGGGTCTTATTGCCATCAACCTAGACGATGGTGATGAGCTGAAATGGATAAGACAGACAAGTGGCGACAACGAAGTCGTCATTAGCACTAAGCAAGGCCAAGCTATTCGGTTCCATGAACGCGATGCGCGACCAATGGGTCGAGTAAGTCGTGGTGTTCGTGGCATACGGCTTCGTAGCGACGACTATGTCATTGGCATGGACGTTGTAGACGAGCACAGCAGTATATTTGTCATTAGTCGCTACGGCTATGGTAAGCGCACAAAAGTTGCTCAGTTTACGCCACATGCACGTGGTGGGGTCGGTATACGATCGGCGGTAGTCAATAGTAAAACTGGTGAGCTTGTTGGGGTGAATACATTAAGTGATAGTGCCGACCAGGAGGTCATAATTATCAGCCAAAACGGACAAACCATTCGCTTGGGGCTCAAAGACATACCCGCACTCGGCCGCGCGACGCAGGGAGTACGTATCATGCGCCTCAATGACGGGGATCAAGTAGTTTCGCTAGCCCTTGTAGACAAATCAGAGCTATTAGATGAAGACGATGAAGACGTTGTCATTGAGTCAGCAGAAAAGCCAACAAAGTAG
- a CDS encoding GNAT family N-acetyltransferase has protein sequence MNIEIAPAIEEDIPDIQSILSHGIRSKMYRGDLAWGETTTDETNLKAIVAGGNMYVAHTDEEIVGVFMLFWDDLARWGKQPPIAGYLHRFVVAPGLRGQHVGSQIIDLICAEVAKQGRQYLRLTCPSDNEKLQSYHLSHGFVRADSKAVSSHLPQPMAYFERHVSGTTEQPSLASQDAKKKFRFPFTQRYE, from the coding sequence ATGAACATTGAGATTGCGCCAGCCATAGAAGAAGACATACCAGACATACAATCTATACTGTCACACGGCATACGCAGCAAAATGTACCGGGGTGATTTGGCATGGGGCGAAACGACAACAGATGAGACCAATTTGAAGGCTATTGTGGCTGGCGGCAATATGTACGTTGCCCACACCGACGAGGAGATTGTCGGCGTATTTATGCTTTTCTGGGATGACTTGGCGCGGTGGGGCAAACAACCACCCATAGCCGGTTACCTGCACCGTTTCGTCGTTGCGCCTGGCCTACGTGGTCAACATGTTGGCAGCCAAATCATAGACCTCATTTGTGCAGAAGTTGCCAAACAAGGCCGCCAGTATCTTCGACTGACCTGCCCGTCTGACAACGAAAAGCTCCAATCCTACCATCTATCACATGGCTTTGTCCGCGCAGACAGCAAGGCTGTTTCTAGCCACCTGCCACAACCCATGGCCTACTTTGAACGACATGTTAGTGGCACTACCGAACAGCCTTCGTTGGCTAGCCAGGACGCCAAAAAAAAGTTCCGCTTCCCCTTCACCCAACGATATGAATGA
- a CDS encoding IS30 family transposase, with protein sequence MSYRHLISDDRVVIATLLQEHRNQSYIASRIGVNRSAISRELARNKTRDKPVQIPLPKRPTILDKDCRHARGSGLAQDKYEAGENYCSAVREVHLANRFYEPRSAQRAATTRRLNANQSRLRLAYQSGDWLEQYVRHRLLKNEWSPEQIAGGLRRNYGIVLHWQTIYDYIDLCSNKTDKKQLQKHLRRGGRPYRHHGTNERIKARQKALPPIQSRDAVIEQRTRLGDFEGDTIVGLDTKDRIATHVDRTSGECLLGLVLGYDARKIADDTAKRLKQYAQSGLPIRTVTYDRGTEFAEYERLRNNAAIAVYFADAYTPSQRGSNENLNSLVRQYYPKRFDFKTITPRQLKVVETKLNNRPRKRYNFRTPIQQRYYVQARQLAGFVALRDRM encoded by the coding sequence ATGTCCTATCGTCATCTTATCTCAGATGACCGTGTTGTCATAGCAACACTACTGCAAGAACACAGAAACCAAAGCTATATCGCCAGTAGGATTGGCGTCAATCGTTCGGCCATCAGTCGTGAGCTGGCTCGCAACAAAACACGAGACAAACCAGTCCAGATACCACTGCCCAAACGCCCGACCATTCTCGACAAAGACTGCCGCCATGCCCGAGGTAGCGGTCTCGCCCAGGACAAATACGAAGCAGGAGAGAATTACTGCAGCGCAGTACGCGAAGTTCATCTTGCCAACCGTTTCTATGAACCGCGCAGTGCCCAGCGTGCTGCAACCACACGACGTTTGAATGCAAACCAAAGCCGGCTGCGGTTGGCATACCAGTCTGGCGACTGGCTCGAACAGTACGTCAGACATCGTCTACTCAAAAATGAGTGGTCACCCGAGCAGATTGCCGGTGGCTTAAGACGAAACTACGGTATTGTACTTCACTGGCAAACCATTTACGACTATATCGATCTTTGCTCCAACAAAACAGATAAGAAACAGCTTCAAAAGCACCTTCGGCGCGGCGGCAGACCGTACCGTCATCACGGTACGAACGAACGCATCAAGGCTAGGCAGAAAGCTCTGCCGCCAATTCAGAGCCGTGACGCAGTGATTGAACAGCGAACTCGTCTAGGTGACTTCGAAGGCGACACAATTGTTGGGTTGGACACTAAAGACCGAATCGCCACCCACGTTGATCGAACAAGTGGGGAGTGTCTGCTCGGGTTAGTACTTGGCTATGACGCACGTAAGATAGCTGACGACACCGCTAAGCGGCTGAAACAATATGCACAGTCCGGGCTCCCCATCCGGACTGTTACATATGACCGTGGTACCGAGTTTGCCGAGTATGAGCGTCTGCGAAACAATGCTGCCATAGCTGTGTACTTTGCTGATGCCTATACGCCATCACAGCGTGGCAGTAATGAAAATCTAAACAGCCTTGTCCGCCAATACTACCCAAAACGATTCGACTTTAAGACGATTACCCCAAGACAACTCAAAGTCGTAGAAACCAAGCTTAACAACCGTCCAAGAAAACGATACAATTTCCGCACGCCTATTCAGCAGAGATACTACGTACAGGCAAGACAGTTAGCCGGTTTTGTTGCACTTCGGGATAGAATGTAG